The proteins below are encoded in one region of Juglans microcarpa x Juglans regia isolate MS1-56 chromosome 4D, Jm3101_v1.0, whole genome shotgun sequence:
- the LOC121260349 gene encoding probable protein phosphatase 2C 59, protein MGYLNSVLSASTQVHAEDAPVSGGGLSQNGKFSYGYASSPGKRSSMEDFYETRIDGVDGEIVGLFGVFDGHGGARAAEYVKQNLFSNLIRHPKFISDTKSAIADAYNHTDSEFLKSENSQNRDAGSTASTAILVGDRLLVANVGDSRAVICRGGNAIAVSRDHKPDQTDERQRIEDAGGFVMWAGTWRVGGVLAVSRAFGDRLLKQYVVADPEIQEEKIDSSLEFLILASDGLWDVVTNEEAVAMVMPIEEPEQAAKRLMQEAYQRGSADNITIVVVRFLANQGGCSYSSSG, encoded by the exons ATGGGCTATCTCAATTCAGTGCTCTCAGCTTCAACCCAGGTTCATGCCGAAGATGCGCCCGTAAGCGGCGGGGGCCTCAG TCAGAATGGAAAGTTCAGCTATGGATATGCAAGCTCTCCAGGAAAAAGGTCTTCAATGGAAGATTTTTATGAGACACGAATTGATGGTGTTGACGGGGAGATAGTTGGtctgtttggagtttttgatg GTCATGGTGGTGCCCGAGCTGCTGAATATGTCAAGCAAAACCTTTTTAGCAATTTGATCAGGCATCCAAAGTTTATTTCTGATACCAAATCAGCCATAG CTGATGCATACAACCATACTGACTCAGAGTTTCTGAAATCGGAAAATAGCCAGAACAGAGATGCTGGATCAACTGCTTCCACTGCTATCCTAGTAGGTGACCGTTTGCTTGTTGCAAATGTTGGGGATTCAAGAGCAGTAATATGTAGGGGTGGTAATG CTATTGCTGTTTCTCGGGATCACAAGCCGGACCAAACTGATGAGCGGCAACGGATTGAGGATGCAGGAGGATTTGTCATGTGGGCTG GAACTTGGAGAGTTGGAGGAGTTCTTGCTGTTTCTCGTGCATTTGGTGATAGGCTCTTGAAGCAATATGTTGTTGCTGATCCAGAAATTCAG GAGGAAAAGATTGACAGCTCCCTTGAGTTTCTTATCCTTGCTAGTGATGGCCTGTGGGATGTTGTCACAAATGAG GAGGCTGTTGCAATGGTTATGCCGATTGAGGAGCCAGAACAGGCAGCAAAGAGGCTGATGCAGGAAGCATATCAGAGAGGTAGTGCAGATAACATTACTATTGTCGTTGTCCGTTTCTTGGCCAATCAAGGGGGTTGCTCTTATAGCAGCTCTGGGTAA
- the LOC121259879 gene encoding uncharacterized protein slr1919 isoform X2 encodes MRNVFASLNRRRHISVLSRSLRHDCTVDAILPKCASLACQTDLEIVRRKDNRIPLCLLHRNSFSTGFTSVHGESPSAEYAKLRKESLESEFGRALGTYGKSVSIVPRFGPLLALYRAAIISFYVIKLSIWQFFIQDIRKRAVKFRETLIHLGPFYIKLGQALSTRPDILPAVYCQELAKLQDQIPPFPTHLAIKSIETQLGVPVSQVFADISPEPIAAASLGQVYKAHLHSGELVAVKVQRPGMSLSLTLDALLFHMIGGQLKRFAKAQKDLLVSVNEVVRHMFDEIDYVLEGRNAERFASLYGYSPCSDNSRHKKPATGKTVKYDKANCIKVPKIYWDLTRTAVLTMEWVDGIKLTDEIGLKKACLNRRELIDQGLYCSLRQLLEVGFFHADPHPGNLVATDNGSLAYFDFGMMGDIPRHYRVGLIQMLVHFVNRDSLGLANDFLSLGFIPEGVEIQSVSDALQASFGNRTRQSQDFQGLMNQLYDVMYEFNFSLPPDYALVIRALGSLEGTAKVLDPDFKVIESAYPFVIGRLLEDPDPDMRKILRELLIRNNGSMRWNRLERLDKVGGCIPSENVEARETLEFEEHAMLTRIVDGFRYFCEAVKSAPEVWTAMLLRMSMKPEVHKFIFDMISALVTHFSFKLRETSWVCISRFLHMLVKKCSSDELRHQ; translated from the exons ATGAGGAATGTCTTTGCGAGTCTCAACCGTCGCCGTCATATCTCAGTGCTCTCCAGAA GTTTACGCCATGATTGTACTGTTGACGCCATCTTGCCGAAATGCGCGTCATTGGCATGTCAAACAGATCTTGAAATTGTTAGAAGAAAAGATAATCGAATCCCATTATGCCTGTTGCACCGGAATTC ATTTTCTACCGGCTTCACCAGCGTGCATGGTGAGAGCCCATCAGCAGAGTATGCAAAGCTGAGGAAGGAATCACTCGAAAGTGAATTTGGCCGTGCTCTTGGAACTTATGGAAAAAGTGTTTCCATTGTCCCTCGTTTTGGTCCATTATTGGCTTTGTATAGAGCAgcaattatttcattttatgtgaTAAAGCTAAGCATCTGGCAATTCTTCATTCAAGACATCAGAAAACGTGCTGTCAAG TTCCGCGAAACTCTAATCCACTTGGGGCCTTTCTACATCAAG CTTGGGCAGGCGCTGAGCACAAGGCCAGATATACTGCCAGCTGTATATTGCCAAGAGCTTGCTAAGTTACAG GATCAAATACCCCCATTTCCTACTCATCTTGCAATTAAATCCATTGAAACTCAGTTGGGTGTTCCCGTTTCACAAGTATTTGCTGACATCAGCCCAGAGCCTATTGCAGCGGCATCTTTAGGGCAGGTTTATAAAG CGCACCTGCATTCTGGAGAGCTGGTAGCTGTTAAGGTACAGAGGCCAGGTATGTCGCTCTCATTGACCCTCGATGCGTTGTTATTCCATATGATTGGGGGTCAATTGAAGCGGTTTGCCAAAGCCCAGAAAGACCTATTGGTATCTGTAAATGAAGTG GTCAGGCACATGTTTGACGAGATTGATTATGTCCTAGAGGGTAGGAATGCTGAACGTTTTGCTTCTCTCTATGGTTACTCCCCAT GTAGTGATAATAGCAGACATAAAAAACCTGCAACTGGGAAAACTGTGAAATATGATAAAGCAAACTGTATTAAAGTTCCAAAAATATATTGGGACCTTACCCGGACTGCTGTGCTTACAATGGAATGGGTTGATGGAATCAAGCTTACAGATGAAATTGGCTTGAAGAAGGCCTGTTTAAACAGACGGGAACTGATTGACCAG GGATTATATTGCTCTTTGAGGCAATTACTTGAGGTGGGATTTTTCCATGCTGACCCACATCCAGGAAACCTTGTTGCTACTGACAATGGCTCTCTTGCGTACTTTGATTTTGGAATGATGGGAGATATTCCTCGCCACTATCGAGTGGGACTTATCCAAATG CTTGTGCACTTTGTTAATCGTGACTCTCTGGGTTTGGCAAAtgactttctttctttgggATTTATTCCTGAAGGGGTTGAAATACAGTCGGTTTCAGATGCACTGCAAGCATCCTTTGGCAATCGGACTAGACAATCTCAAGACTTCCAG GGACTAATGAACCAGCTATATGATGTTATGTATGAGTTTAACTTCTCTCTACCCCCGGACTATGCCTTGGTGATAAGGGCTCTGGGATCATTAGAAGGCACAGCAAAGGTTCTGGATCCTGATTTCAAAGTCATTGAGAGTGCATATCCTTTTGTCATTGGGAGACTTCTGGAAGACCCGGATCCGGATATGAGAAAAATCTTGAGGGAATTACTTATCCGTAACAATGGATCTATGAGATGGAATCGGCTAGAGCGGCTG GATAAAGTTGGTGGTTGCATTCCAAGTGAGAATGTTGAAGCAAGAGAGACACTAGAATTCGAG GAACACGCTATGCTCACAAGGATTGTTGATGGTTTTCGATATTTCTGTGAAGCCGTAAAGTCGGCCCCAGAGGTGTGGACAGCAATGTTATTACGCATGTCCATGAAGCCGGAGGtccataaatttatttttgatatgaTTTCAGCTTTGGTCACGCATTTTAGTTTCAAACTTAGAGAAACTTCATGGGTTTGTATTTCTAGATTTCTTCACATGTTGGTGAAAAAATGCAGCTCTGATGAATTAAGACATCAGTAA
- the LOC121259879 gene encoding uncharacterized protein slr1919 isoform X1 produces MRNVFASLNRRRHISVLSRSLRHDCTVDAILPKCASLACQTDLEIVRRKDNRIPLCLLHRNSFSTGFTSVHGESPSAEYAKLRKESLESEFGRALGTYGKSVSIVPRFGPLLALYRAAIISFYVIKLSIWQFFIQDIRKRAVKFRETLIHLGPFYIKLGQALSTRPDILPAVYCQELAKLQDQIPPFPTHLAIKSIETQLGVPVSQVFADISPEPIAAASLGQVYKAHLHSGELVAVKVQRPGMSLSLTLDALLFHMIGGQLKRFAKAQKDLLVSVNEVVRHMFDEIDYVLEGRNAERFASLYGYSPCSDNSRHKKPATGKTVKYDKANCIKVPKIYWDLTRTAVLTMEWVDGIKLTDEIGLKKACLNRRELIDQGLYCSLRQLLEVGFFHADPHPGNLVATDNGSLAYFDFGMMGDIPRHYRVGLIQMLVHFVNRDSLGLANDFLSLGFIPEGVEIQSVSDALQASFGNRTRQSQDFQGLMNQLYDVMYEFNFSLPPDYALVIRALGSLEGTAKVLDPDFKVIESAYPFVIGRLLEDPDPDMRKILRELLIRNNGSMRWNRLERLMAAISEQPSNSSGEPTNSEDNYSSPLGWKSFDMRAVVAATEDLLLFILSEKGLRVRVFLLRDIIGAADVFMQDKVGGCIPSENVEARETLEFEEHAMLTRIVDGFRYFCEAVKSAPEVWTAMLLRMSMKPEVHKFIFDMISALVTHFSFKLRETSWVCISRFLHMLVKKCSSDELRHQ; encoded by the exons ATGAGGAATGTCTTTGCGAGTCTCAACCGTCGCCGTCATATCTCAGTGCTCTCCAGAA GTTTACGCCATGATTGTACTGTTGACGCCATCTTGCCGAAATGCGCGTCATTGGCATGTCAAACAGATCTTGAAATTGTTAGAAGAAAAGATAATCGAATCCCATTATGCCTGTTGCACCGGAATTC ATTTTCTACCGGCTTCACCAGCGTGCATGGTGAGAGCCCATCAGCAGAGTATGCAAAGCTGAGGAAGGAATCACTCGAAAGTGAATTTGGCCGTGCTCTTGGAACTTATGGAAAAAGTGTTTCCATTGTCCCTCGTTTTGGTCCATTATTGGCTTTGTATAGAGCAgcaattatttcattttatgtgaTAAAGCTAAGCATCTGGCAATTCTTCATTCAAGACATCAGAAAACGTGCTGTCAAG TTCCGCGAAACTCTAATCCACTTGGGGCCTTTCTACATCAAG CTTGGGCAGGCGCTGAGCACAAGGCCAGATATACTGCCAGCTGTATATTGCCAAGAGCTTGCTAAGTTACAG GATCAAATACCCCCATTTCCTACTCATCTTGCAATTAAATCCATTGAAACTCAGTTGGGTGTTCCCGTTTCACAAGTATTTGCTGACATCAGCCCAGAGCCTATTGCAGCGGCATCTTTAGGGCAGGTTTATAAAG CGCACCTGCATTCTGGAGAGCTGGTAGCTGTTAAGGTACAGAGGCCAGGTATGTCGCTCTCATTGACCCTCGATGCGTTGTTATTCCATATGATTGGGGGTCAATTGAAGCGGTTTGCCAAAGCCCAGAAAGACCTATTGGTATCTGTAAATGAAGTG GTCAGGCACATGTTTGACGAGATTGATTATGTCCTAGAGGGTAGGAATGCTGAACGTTTTGCTTCTCTCTATGGTTACTCCCCAT GTAGTGATAATAGCAGACATAAAAAACCTGCAACTGGGAAAACTGTGAAATATGATAAAGCAAACTGTATTAAAGTTCCAAAAATATATTGGGACCTTACCCGGACTGCTGTGCTTACAATGGAATGGGTTGATGGAATCAAGCTTACAGATGAAATTGGCTTGAAGAAGGCCTGTTTAAACAGACGGGAACTGATTGACCAG GGATTATATTGCTCTTTGAGGCAATTACTTGAGGTGGGATTTTTCCATGCTGACCCACATCCAGGAAACCTTGTTGCTACTGACAATGGCTCTCTTGCGTACTTTGATTTTGGAATGATGGGAGATATTCCTCGCCACTATCGAGTGGGACTTATCCAAATG CTTGTGCACTTTGTTAATCGTGACTCTCTGGGTTTGGCAAAtgactttctttctttgggATTTATTCCTGAAGGGGTTGAAATACAGTCGGTTTCAGATGCACTGCAAGCATCCTTTGGCAATCGGACTAGACAATCTCAAGACTTCCAG GGACTAATGAACCAGCTATATGATGTTATGTATGAGTTTAACTTCTCTCTACCCCCGGACTATGCCTTGGTGATAAGGGCTCTGGGATCATTAGAAGGCACAGCAAAGGTTCTGGATCCTGATTTCAAAGTCATTGAGAGTGCATATCCTTTTGTCATTGGGAGACTTCTGGAAGACCCGGATCCGGATATGAGAAAAATCTTGAGGGAATTACTTATCCGTAACAATGGATCTATGAGATGGAATCGGCTAGAGCGGCTG ATGGCAGCGATATCTGAACAGCCTTCCAATTCGAGTGGGGAACCCACTAATTCTGAGGATAATTATTCAAGTCCTCTGGGATGGAAATCATTTGACATGCGGGCTGTCGTTGCTGCCACTGAAGATCTTCTACTATTCATTTTATCTGAAAAGGGTCTGAGGGTGCGTGTTTTCCTTCTTCGGGATATAATTGGAGCAGCTGATGTTTTTATGCAGGATAAAGTTGGTGGTTGCATTCCAAGTGAGAATGTTGAAGCAAGAGAGACACTAGAATTCGAG GAACACGCTATGCTCACAAGGATTGTTGATGGTTTTCGATATTTCTGTGAAGCCGTAAAGTCGGCCCCAGAGGTGTGGACAGCAATGTTATTACGCATGTCCATGAAGCCGGAGGtccataaatttatttttgatatgaTTTCAGCTTTGGTCACGCATTTTAGTTTCAAACTTAGAGAAACTTCATGGGTTTGTATTTCTAGATTTCTTCACATGTTGGTGAAAAAATGCAGCTCTGATGAATTAAGACATCAGTAA
- the LOC121259245 gene encoding protein ENHANCED DISEASE RESISTANCE 2-like — protein MCPTNQKHRISGERCSLSGESITTATPTEWISESISGGSLRNVDLHTGTNGWASPPGDLFSLRSKNYFTKRTKTPSGEYLLSPAGMDWLKSTTKLDNVLARSDNRVSHALGKAQALGKSLKSFIFAVNLQVPGKDHHSAVFYFATEDPIPSGSLLYRFVNGDDSFRNQRFKIVNRIVKGPWIVKKAVGNYGACLLGKALMCNYHRGTNYLEIDVDIGSSAIASAILHLALGYVTSVTIDMGFVVEAQAEDELPERLIGAVRVCQMEMSSAKVVDAHTVARGMGFSKVNHRDSGDGEDE, from the coding sequence ATGTGCCCTACGAATCAAAAACATAGAATCTCCGGAGAACGATGCTCCCTATCCGGCGAGTCCATAACCACCGCCACCCCCACGGAATGGATATCTGAGTCCATCAGCGGGGGATCATTGCGCAACGTCGACCTCCACACCGGAACCAACGGCTGGGCCTCACCCCCGGGCGACCTTTTCTCCCTCCGCTCCAAGAACTACTTCACAAAACGTACCAAAACCCCCTCCGGCGAGTACCTACTCTCCCCAGCCGGCATGGATTGGCTGAAGTCGACTACCAAACTCGACAACGTACTCGCCCGTTCCGACAACCGCGTGTCCCACGCCCTCGGCAAGGCCCAGGCCCTGGGCAAATCCCTAAAGAGCTTCATTTTCGCCGTCAACCTGCAAGTCCCCGGGAAGGACCACCACAGCGCCGTTTTCTACTTCGCCACGGAGGATCCTATCCCCTCCGGTTCTCTTCTGTACCGGTTCGTTAATGGTGACGACTCGTTCCGGAACCAGCGGTTCAAGATCGTGAACCGGATCGTGAAGGGCCCGTGGATCGTGAAGAAGGCGGTGGGGAATTACGGTGCGTGTCTGTTAGGCAAGGCTCTGATGTGTAATTATCACAGAGGAACTAACTACTTGGAAATCGACGTGGACATTGGGAGCTCAGCGATAGCCAGCGCGATTCTGCACCTCGCATTGGGGTATGTAACGAGCGTGACCATAGACATGGGGTTCGTGGTGGAGGCGCAGGCAGAGGACGAGTTGCCCGAGAGGCTGATCGGTGCGGTTAGGGTTTGCCAGATGGAAATGTCGTCGGCTAAGGTGGTGGACGCGCACACGGTGGCGCGTGGGATGGGATTTTCTAAGGTGAACCACCGCGACTCAGGCGACGGTGAGGATGAATGA